The Gemmatimonadota bacterium DH-78 region GCATGCTGAAGCAGTGCCCGCAGGCGCCGTCCTCGGTGAGAGCGGCGACGGCCCGCCGACGCCCGCCCCGGCGGATCCCCTCGTACATGCGGATCTCGCTCTCGGGCATGGTCTCGACGAAGGCCTTCCGCTGCTCGTCCATTTCGGCGATGGCGGCCTCGCGCCGGGCGCGGTCGGCCTCGAGCTCCACGCGCCGCGGCTCGATCTCCTGCCGCGCCTGCTCGAGAGCCGACTGCTGCTCCTCGAGCTGCAGCTCGAGCTTCCGGATCTGGTCGATGAGGGAGTAGGCCTCCTGCTCGTCGGACTCCATCGAGCGCTTGACCATCTCGAGCTCGGCGCTCACCGCGGCTTCTTCGCGCACGTTGCGCACGCCCTTCAGCCGTTCGTCGAGCCGCTCGATCCTCGCCGCCTTCTCCTTGGCGGACAGCTCCACCCGACGCTCCTCCACCCGCAGCTCCTGGAGGCGGCCCTGGGTCTTGCCCACGTCGCTCTCGAGGGCGAGGGCGGGCTCGTCGACGTCGGCGATGGATTCGACCACCTGCTCGATCTCGTCGCGGGCGTCACGGAGTTCTTCGTCGAGGCGCTGCAGTTCCTTCAGGGCATGTCGGGTTTGATCGGTCATCGGCTCTGTTCGTTGAATCCTCGTGCGTGTTTCTTGAGCGCCGGCGCCCACCGGATGCCGATGGCGCTCGCCTCCTCCCGCAACCGGGCCTTCTCCAGGAGAAGCCGGCGTTTCTCGTCGACATCATCGGTGTCTTCGATGGCCCGTTGCAGGCGGTCCATCTCGTGGTGGAGACGGTCTTCGACGAGCCGGCTCACACTGTCGTGGAGCATGCGGCCCGCCGAGGCGAGCTCGTCGGGATCCGACACCTCGGCCAGAAGCTCGTCGAGCAACTGGGCCGCTCGGGCATCCAGCCCATGGCGCGGTCCCGTGAGATCCGGATCATCGACGAACGTCTGGAAGATGGACCTCTCGGGGTCGTTCTTGAAGTCCTCGGGCCCGATCGACTCCAGAATCGAGTTGAGATGTTCGTGCCGCCGCTCCCGGTCGCGGGCCAGAATCCGGAGGATCGTCCACCCCGGACCGCTGCGCGACCGGCGGTCCGCCTGTCGAGGCGCGCCGCGCCTCACGGCCGACGGCCGGGTCGGTGTCGAGGCCGAGGAGGGAAGCCCGCGCGGCTCCCGAGGCGCCTTCTCCAGCTCGGCCTCGATCGTCTCCCGGCGCATGCCGAGTCGATCGGCGACCTGCCCGATGTAGATGCCCTTGAGCAGGTCGTCGCTGGTGGCCCGCAGGGTGGGCAGCAGGCGGTCGAGCGAATCGCGCTTGCCCGCGGAGGTGCTGAGGCGCCCGCGGTCGGCGAGGATCTTGAGCTTGAAGTCGACGATGTCGATGGCGTCGGCGAGGTGCCGCTCGAGTGCCTCGCGCCCCTGCTTCTGCACCAGGGTATCCGGGTCCTCGCCCGGCGGCAGCGTGACCGCCATGGGCTCCAACCCCTCGGCGAGCAGGACGTCGGCCGCCCGAAAGGTGGCCCGGAGCCCTGCGCGGTCGGAGTCGTACAGGATCAGGACGCGCTCGGCCCGGCCCAGCTGCTTGATCAGCCGAGCCTGATCGCTCGTGAGCGCCGTGCCGAGCGAGGCGACCACGTTGTGGAAGCCCGCCGCCGCCAGCGAAACGAGGTCCATGTAGCCCTCGACGAGCATCGCGCCGTCCTCCCGCATCTTCCGCCGGGCGCGATCGAACCCGTAGAGGTGTTTCCCCTTGGTGTAGACGGGGGTCTCCGTACTGTTGACGTACTTCGGATGGCCGCCGTCCAGAACGCGTCCACCGAAGGCGATCGGCATTCCCCTGTGGTTGCGGATCGGAAACATCACCCGCCCCCGGAACATGTCGTACGGCTCACCCGAGGGGTTCTTCGAACTGTGCTTCACGAGGCCCATGCGGAGCAGGTCGTCGTCGCCGATGCCGTGCGCGGCCGCCGCGTCGCGGAAGGCGCGCCACTCGTCGGGCGCCCAGCCGATCCCGAACGCCTCCCGGGTCTCGGCGTCGATGCCCCTGCGATCCAGATACTCCCGGGCTCGGCGCCCCTCGGTGGCATCGGAGAGCCGTTCGATGAACCAGTCCTGCGCGAAGGCGTTGACGCCCCGCTGAAAGAGCACCTCGGGGTCCTCCTCCTCGCGCTCCACCTCGCGCAGCTGCACCCCGGTGCGTCCGGCGATGAAGCGCACCGCCTCCATGAAGTCCAGCCCGCGACGCTCCTGGAGGTAGGTGAAGGCGTCGCCCTTCGCCCCGCAGCCGAAGCAGTGGTACCCGGCGCCCGGCTTGACCGAGAACGAGGGCGTGCTGTCTTCGTGGAAGGGGCACTTGCCCATGTAGCTGCTGCCCGACTTCTTGAGCTCGACGTCCTCCCCGATGATGTCGACGATGTCGGCGCGCGCCTTCACCTCCTCGAGCTGATCGTCGGAAATCATCGCACCCGCCTCATCGGAAGCGCACCACGGTCACGCCGGCGCCACCCTCGCCGGTCACCCCGAGTCGAAAGTCCGCCACCCGGGGCTCGTCGCGCAGCAGTTCCTGCACCCGGCTGCGCACCGCCCCCGTGCCCTTGCCGTGGATGACCCGCACCTCGGACAGCCCTCCGAGCACCGCGCCATCGAGCCCCCGACCCAGGGCGAGGGACACCTCGTCGACCCGGAGTCCCCGAAGATCGATCTCCATCGCGGCGTCGGGCACTTCGCCACTCCACCCGCGCTCGAGGACGCGCTCCTCGCGCGCGGCGCCCCCCCGCGCTCCCTCGACCTCCGCGATCGGCTGGAGGGCGGCGGCGGCCACCTCCATGCGGAGACCGCCGACCTCCACCACCGCCCGTTCGTCGCGCAACTCCACGAGCCGCCCCTTCGAGCGACCGCCGGGCAGCCGCACCCGTCCCCCCACGGCCAGATCGGGAATCGGCCCCTCCGCTCCGGCGCGATCGGGGGCGTCGTCGCGCTGGCGTCGGGCGGCCTCCTCCACCTGGCGGCGGGCCGACCGCGCCGCGTCGTCGATGGCCTCGGCCCCCGCAGCGCGCACGTCGCGGATCGCCGACTCCACCTCTTCGCGCGCCTCCATCAGGAGTCGCCGGGCCTGATCGCGGGCCTCGCGCTCGGCCCGCTTCTCGCGCTCGTCGAGCACCGCCGCACGATCCGCCACCTCGCGCTCGCGGCGCGCCACGGCCTCGTCGCGTCCGCGGAGTCGATCCACCAGCTCGCCGGCTTCGCGCTCGCGTAGCTCGAGGCGCTCGAGCAGGTCGTCGAGCGAGGCGGCCCCGTCGTCGATGAACTCCTGCGCGCGGGCGAGCAGCGCGGGGGGGAAGCCGAGCCGCCCGGCGATCGCCAACCCGTAGGAGCGGCCCGGTCGCCCCTTCGAGAAGTGGTAGGTGGGCTCGATCCGCTCCGGATCGAACTGCAGGCTGGCGTTCACCACCCCGCTCCCCTCGGTGTCGAGCGTCTTGAGGGCGCCCAGGTGCGAAGTGACGACGGTGCGCGCGCCGCGCGCCGTGAGCGTTTCGAGAATGGCCCGGGCCAGCGCCGCGCCCTCCGTGGGGTCGGTGCCGGTGCCCATCTCGTCGATCAGCACGAGCGACCCCGCGTCGGCCTCCTCCACCAGTTCGCGCAACCGCTCGAGGTGGGCGCTGAAGGTGGACAGACTTTCGGCGATCGACTGCTCGTCGCCGATGTCGGCGAACACGTCGGTGAAGACGGGCAACCGGGTGCCGCGACGGACCGGGGGGATCACGCCGCTCTGGGCGAGCAGGGCGAGCAGCCCCACCGCCTTGAGGAAGACGCTCTTGCCGCCGGTGTTGGGTCCGGTGACCACCAGAGTGTGCTCGTCGGGCGCGAGGTCGAGGTCGTAGGGCACCACCTCCACCCCCTGCGCCAACAGCAGAGGATGGCGCGCCCCCACGAGCCGCAGGCCCTCGCTCGGAGACGCGAGGACCTCGGGCGGATCGGCGCGCCACTCGAGTGCCGCCCGGGCGCGGGCGTGGAGCGCGTCGAAGTCCACCAGGGCATCGAGGGCGTCGGCGAGTTCCCCGGCGTGCGGGTGGAGCCGCGCGGTGAGGGTGCGCAGGATCCGCTGGATCTCGCGCCGCTCCTCGCGCTCCAGATCGCGCAGATCGTTCATGGCGTCGATCGCCACCGGGGGCTCGACGAAGATCGTCGCGCCCGTGCCCGACTCGTCGTGGATCACCCCTCCGACATGCCCGCGGCCCTCCCGGCGCAGCGGAATCACGTACCGGCCCTCGCGCACGGTGACCGACGCGTCGTCGACCGCGAACCGATCCGGCAGGTCGGCCACGTAGCGCTCGAGCAGACGCACGATGCGGGTGTGTGCCGAACGCAGCGAGGTGCGGATCCGCCGCAGATCCGACGAGGCGCTGTCGAGCACCTCGCCCTCGGCGTCGACCGTGCGACGAATCGCGGCCTCCACCTCGGTCAGGGCGGGGAGCCGCCGGCGGAGGACCACGAGAGAGATACCGCTCTCGTCG contains the following coding sequences:
- the dnaG gene encoding DNA primase, with amino-acid sequence MISDDQLEEVKARADIVDIIGEDVELKKSGSSYMGKCPFHEDSTPSFSVKPGAGYHCFGCGAKGDAFTYLQERRGLDFMEAVRFIAGRTGVQLREVEREEEDPEVLFQRGVNAFAQDWFIERLSDATEGRRAREYLDRRGIDAETREAFGIGWAPDEWRAFRDAAAAHGIGDDDLLRMGLVKHSSKNPSGEPYDMFRGRVMFPIRNHRGMPIAFGGRVLDGGHPKYVNSTETPVYTKGKHLYGFDRARRKMREDGAMLVEGYMDLVSLAAAGFHNVVASLGTALTSDQARLIKQLGRAERVLILYDSDRAGLRATFRAADVLLAEGLEPMAVTLPPGEDPDTLVQKQGREALERHLADAIDIVDFKLKILADRGRLSTSAGKRDSLDRLLPTLRATSDDLLKGIYIGQVADRLGMRRETIEAELEKAPREPRGLPSSASTPTRPSAVRRGAPRQADRRSRSGPGWTILRILARDRERRHEHLNSILESIGPEDFKNDPERSIFQTFVDDPDLTGPRHGLDARAAQLLDELLAEVSDPDELASAGRMLHDSVSRLVEDRLHHEMDRLQRAIEDTDDVDEKRRLLLEKARLREEASAIGIRWAPALKKHARGFNEQSR
- a CDS encoding Smr/MutS family protein, encoding MNRHALEVLDLQGALDRVSERAASTLGRARVRALRPSTRVDEVAAELDRVAHTMTFAADRPGWGPPAIPDPGSALARLKVEGSVLDPAEMHRVGDLLEASRVVAEALSDESGISLVVLRRRLPALTEVEAAIRRTVDAEGEVLDSASSDLRRIRTSLRSAHTRIVRLLERYVADLPDRFAVDDASVTVREGRYVIPLRREGRGHVGGVIHDESGTGATIFVEPPVAIDAMNDLRDLEREERREIQRILRTLTARLHPHAGELADALDALVDFDALHARARAALEWRADPPEVLASPSEGLRLVGARHPLLLAQGVEVVPYDLDLAPDEHTLVVTGPNTGGKSVFLKAVGLLALLAQSGVIPPVRRGTRLPVFTDVFADIGDEQSIAESLSTFSAHLERLRELVEEADAGSLVLIDEMGTGTDPTEGAALARAILETLTARGARTVVTSHLGALKTLDTEGSGVVNASLQFDPERIEPTYHFSKGRPGRSYGLAIAGRLGFPPALLARAQEFIDDGAASLDDLLERLELREREAGELVDRLRGRDEAVARREREVADRAAVLDEREKRAEREARDQARRLLMEAREEVESAIRDVRAAGAEAIDDAARSARRQVEEAARRQRDDAPDRAGAEGPIPDLAVGGRVRLPGGRSKGRLVELRDERAVVEVGGLRMEVAAAALQPIAEVEGARGGAAREERVLERGWSGEVPDAAMEIDLRGLRVDEVSLALGRGLDGAVLGGLSEVRVIHGKGTGAVRSRVQELLRDEPRVADFRLGVTGEGGAGVTVVRFR